One window from the genome of Desulfobacterales bacterium encodes:
- a CDS encoding asparagine synthetase B, with protein MRGIFGIFQRDGKPVEPLRIDTMCKAMENWTPNGCSIWRDGCSSLGQGRLDATQMNNDRLYVEADAKFVFTAQARIDNRKELLTDLGLYQPQALAISDAELIRQSYLRWGEDCVQRIYGDWSFAAYHPLECKLFLARDHYGRTALYYYEDPHIFVFASSRKALLKLNLAPLKMDELYLGQVVISWPAYHDGRTVYSHIKRLPPAHCMTVTPKGLNIRLYWDMQNVTELRLPNRQDYVSAFKEIFFEAVKARLRTTDNAAKIAVTLSGGLDSGSVAVTAAHFLQAQGRRLTAYTSVPLSETQIYIGKERFGDEFFFAQATALRAGNIDLYPITTANINPIQGIRHMLQIRNEPAHAAGNFFWMHDLMQTAMENDCRVLLTGQSGNGSISWIGSIFSQPLAFQLRHFGWRWVKEAIKYYAPVSILQKYQKIRITTDNMWQSSSINPDFAKRINLFDQMLSNPYSFSFPKQSPLERRFAFIHPGRSLIGSLWAENSAAYGLEILDPTSDVRVMTFTLSVPDSIFMDSRTGLDRWLIREAMKNYLPDEVRLNRKRGRQAADLVPRLRKCAAEVEAVLEELEKGIASFYLNIPYMRKVWQMIQTQDTPEAFHKSITILTRGIMAGLFVNNIGNI; from the coding sequence ATTAGAGGTATTTTTGGTATTTTTCAGCGTGATGGCAAACCTGTTGAGCCTTTGCGTATTGACACTATGTGTAAAGCAATGGAAAACTGGACGCCAAACGGTTGCTCTATATGGCGTGATGGTTGTTCGAGCTTAGGACAGGGGCGACTTGACGCAACCCAAATGAATAATGATCGCTTGTATGTTGAAGCTGATGCTAAGTTTGTATTTACTGCCCAAGCACGGATAGATAATCGTAAGGAGTTACTCACTGATTTAGGACTGTATCAGCCTCAGGCATTAGCTATAAGCGATGCTGAATTGATCAGACAGTCCTATTTGCGCTGGGGTGAAGATTGTGTTCAGCGGATTTATGGGGATTGGTCGTTTGCCGCTTACCATCCTTTAGAATGTAAACTTTTTTTGGCTCGAGATCATTATGGTAGAACAGCTCTTTATTATTATGAGGATCCACATATTTTTGTTTTCGCTTCATCACGCAAAGCATTACTAAAGTTAAATCTTGCGCCATTAAAAATGGATGAGCTCTATTTAGGCCAAGTAGTAATTTCATGGCCAGCCTATCATGATGGAAGAACAGTGTATAGTCACATTAAACGACTTCCACCCGCTCATTGCATGACAGTCACTCCTAAAGGACTGAATATCCGTCTTTACTGGGATATGCAAAATGTAACTGAACTGCGCCTGCCGAATAGGCAAGATTATGTATCAGCATTTAAAGAAATATTTTTTGAAGCTGTCAAAGCAAGGTTAAGGACAACGGATAATGCCGCCAAGATTGCTGTAACTTTAAGCGGTGGGCTGGATTCAGGCTCAGTCGCGGTTACAGCGGCTCATTTTTTGCAAGCACAAGGCAGACGACTGACTGCTTATACTTCCGTGCCCCTGTCAGAAACTCAAATTTATATAGGGAAAGAGCGTTTCGGAGATGAATTTTTTTTTGCTCAAGCTACAGCTCTAAGGGCAGGTAATATTGACCTGTATCCCATTACTACTGCCAATATAAACCCCATTCAGGGGATACGTCATATGCTGCAGATCAGGAACGAACCTGCTCATGCCGCCGGCAATTTTTTCTGGATGCATGATCTTATGCAAACAGCTATGGAAAATGACTGTCGAGTTTTGCTTACTGGCCAAAGTGGCAATGGCAGTATTTCATGGATCGGGTCGATTTTTTCTCAGCCTCTTGCATTTCAATTACGTCACTTTGGGTGGCGTTGGGTAAAAGAAGCAATCAAATACTATGCTCCTGTTTCAATACTGCAAAAATATCAAAAAATTCGCATTACAACGGATAACATGTGGCAATCATCCTCAATTAATCCTGATTTTGCAAAACGAATCAATTTGTTTGACCAGATGTTGTCAAATCCTTATTCGTTCAGTTTTCCAAAACAATCGCCATTGGAAAGACGGTTTGCTTTTATTCATCCAGGACGATCTTTAATAGGTTCATTATGGGCTGAAAACAGTGCAGCTTATGGACTTGAAATACTTGACCCTACTTCAGATGTTCGCGTTATGACGTTTACTCTCTCAGTGCCGGACTCTATTTTTATGGATTCACGGACAGGATTGGATAGATGGTTGATTAGAGAAGCCATGAAAAATTATCTCCCTGACGAAGTGAGGTTAAACCGTAAACGCGGGCGTCAAGCTGCTGATCTCGTTCCACGGCTTAGAAAGTGTGCTGCCGAGGTGGAGGCTGTTTTGGAGGAACTGGAAAAGGGAATAGCTTCCTTTTATCTAAATATACCGTATATGCGTAAAGTATGGCAAATGATTCAAACTCAGGATACTCCCGAAGCGTTCCATAAATCTATTACTATCTTAACGCGTGGGATTATGGCAGGATTGTTTGTGAATAATATTGGTAATATATAA